The Phycisphaerales bacterium AB-hyl4 genome contains a region encoding:
- a CDS encoding heme-copper oxidase subunit III: MTSPPQPMQERRHPPQPRHHHVPPGTGTFGMLLFLLALAILFAASMVLYIVFRITADGPPLGSVQLPFGLWVSTAIILISSYTMHRALQNVRHERQTAFRNAMMLTLLLGVAFLVVQTPSLMGLIAEHREQLALGEAGMPLYGLVFFLILVHAVHVVGGIAPLAVFTLNAHAGRYDHESYAPIKYMAMYWHFLDVVWILMFVMLLVGA, encoded by the coding sequence ATGACTTCTCCGCCCCAACCGATGCAGGAACGTCGCCACCCGCCGCAGCCGCGTCACCACCACGTCCCGCCGGGCACGGGGACGTTCGGGATGCTGCTGTTTCTGTTGGCGTTGGCGATTCTGTTCGCGGCGTCGATGGTGTTGTATATCGTCTTCCGCATCACCGCCGACGGGCCGCCGCTGGGGAGCGTGCAACTGCCGTTCGGGCTGTGGGTTTCGACGGCGATCATTCTCATCTCCAGCTATACGATGCACCGGGCGTTGCAGAACGTTCGGCATGAACGGCAGACGGCGTTTCGCAATGCGATGATGTTGACGCTGTTGCTGGGCGTGGCGTTTCTGGTGGTGCAGACGCCAAGCCTGATGGGGTTGATCGCGGAGCATCGCGAGCAGCTCGCGCTGGGCGAGGCGGGCATGCCGCTGTACGGGCTTGTTTTCTTTCTCATTCTGGTGCACGCGGTGCATGTGGTCGGCGGGATTGCGCCGCTGGCGGTGTTCACGCTCAACGCGCACGCCGGGCGGTATGACCACGAAAGCTACGCACCAATCAAGTACATGGCGATGTACTGGCATTTCCTCGACGTGGTCTGGATTCTGATGTTTGTGATGCTGCTGGTCGGGGCTTGA
- a CDS encoding (Fe-S)-binding protein: MGSPANTPGTPGAPHAPLNVLNLDPRTYDRALDCVHCGLCLPACPTYTENGLEADSPRGRIVLMKALADGKIEPTESVRHHLDLCLDCRACETACPSGVVYHELIEETRERLDTPAKPTLTDRFMQAMFFHLLTRPTRLKLSLLPARLLQRLGLWPIITRLPLPRPLAKMQQMLPAAGPLWPRSLAPHYPPTPTSPPSRSKAQRRSGSPESPPNQTPPKRVALLAGCVGSVLFNDVNRQTVALLQLAGCEVYVPRAQQCCGAIHHHGGNIEAARKMAKANIDAMLEIDGKPIDAIVNNAAGCGAMLKEYDHLLRDDPAYADKAKAFARKTRDITELLVELDLPTPEHAVNRTVAYHDACHLAHGQRVVDPPRRLLASIPGLKLVPLPESTMCCGAAGTYNLTQPEMARQLGERKLRHIKTTGAATCATGNVGCAMQIAGEADRLNTPLEVAHPVTLLHEAHFGKR, translated from the coding sequence GTGGGTTCCCCCGCAAACACCCCCGGCACCCCCGGCGCGCCCCACGCGCCGCTCAACGTCCTCAACCTCGACCCGCGCACCTACGACCGCGCCCTCGACTGCGTCCACTGCGGCCTCTGCCTTCCTGCATGCCCGACCTACACCGAGAACGGCCTCGAAGCCGACTCGCCCCGCGGCCGCATCGTCCTCATGAAAGCCCTCGCCGACGGCAAGATCGAGCCCACCGAATCCGTCCGCCATCACCTGGACCTCTGCCTCGACTGCCGTGCCTGCGAAACCGCCTGCCCCTCCGGCGTCGTCTATCACGAGCTCATCGAAGAAACCCGCGAACGCCTCGACACCCCCGCCAAACCAACCCTCACCGACCGCTTCATGCAGGCGATGTTCTTCCACCTGCTCACCCGGCCAACCCGCCTCAAGCTCTCGCTGCTCCCCGCCCGCCTGCTCCAGCGCCTCGGCCTCTGGCCGATCATCACCCGCCTCCCACTCCCGCGCCCGCTCGCCAAAATGCAGCAGATGCTCCCCGCCGCCGGCCCCCTCTGGCCCCGCTCCCTCGCCCCCCATTACCCCCCAACCCCAACCTCACCCCCAAGCCGGAGCAAAGCGCAGCGCCGCTCCGGATCCCCCGAATCCCCCCCAAACCAAACGCCCCCCAAGCGCGTCGCGCTCCTCGCCGGCTGCGTCGGCTCCGTCCTCTTCAACGACGTCAACCGCCAGACAGTCGCGCTCCTCCAGCTCGCCGGCTGCGAGGTCTACGTCCCCCGCGCACAGCAGTGCTGCGGCGCGATCCACCACCATGGCGGCAACATCGAAGCCGCACGCAAGATGGCCAAGGCCAACATCGACGCGATGCTCGAAATCGACGGCAAGCCCATCGACGCCATCGTCAACAACGCCGCCGGCTGCGGCGCGATGCTCAAAGAATACGACCACCTGCTTCGCGACGACCCCGCCTACGCCGACAAAGCCAAGGCCTTCGCCCGCAAGACCCGCGACATCACCGAACTGCTCGTCGAGCTCGATCTGCCCACACCCGAGCATGCCGTCAACCGCACGGTCGCCTACCACGACGCCTGCCACCTCGCCCACGGCCAGCGCGTCGTCGACCCGCCACGCCGACTGCTCGCCTCCATCCCCGGCCTCAAGCTCGTCCCGCTGCCCGAGTCCACCATGTGTTGCGGCGCTGCCGGCACGTACAACCTCACCCAGCCCGAGATGGCAAGGCAACTCGGCGAACGCAAGCTCCGTCACATCAAAACCACCGGCGCAGCGACATGCGCCACCGGCAACGTCGGCTGCGCCATGCAGATCGCCGGCGAAGCCGACCGCCTCAACACACCCCTCGAAGTCGCCCACCCCGTCACACTGCTGCACGAAGCGCACTTCGGAAAACGGTAA